The Salvia miltiorrhiza cultivar Shanhuang (shh) chromosome 1, IMPLAD_Smil_shh, whole genome shotgun sequence genome has a window encoding:
- the LOC131008776 gene encoding uncharacterized protein LOC131008776, producing MDVENNVDANANGSLAATANQLTKFRFQYDEDEEAETIEEVATESSNLDEDSLVTGDDKTSADYFFDSYSHFGIHESLSSDGGVYDCDSDSEGFVNDSIDDELCFATDDIPKLQFRKERSKAQWIEELGMAEVLEKKGRLWITTGIIRNGKTYCSIEETLYLAEIGALDILNVDNTPLPLSDMYTKLAEDEEKYGCSWESFEVYRHLKFLGYIVGRHGVAWSMKNVKNKTNADGRGESCNVDDSFITDMFGNMHIGGTRPIFDVFPPNSKFRKSSSGNPSFMLCLASGHPPSRQEIEDLETCCGQIPLKIYVVEHGRVSFLSFTKVELPTLP from the exons ATGGATGTAGAAAACAACGTTGATGCGAATGCCAACGGAAGCTTGGCCGCGACAGCCAACCAGCTGACAAAGTTCAGGTTCCAATACGATGAGGACGAAGAAGCTGAAACCATCGAAGAAGTGGCCACCGAGAGCTCGAATCTTGATGAGGATTCCTTAGTCACTGGGGATGATAAGACCAGCGCTGATTACTTCTTCGATTCCTACTCGCACTTCG GCATCCATGAA AGCTTGAGTTCTGATGGTGGAGTGTATGATTGCGATAGTGATTCTGAGGGTTTTGTCAACGACTCAATTGATGATGAACTTTGCTTTGCCACTGATGACATACCCAAGCTGCAATTTAG GAAAGAGAGGTCGAAGGCGCAGTGGATTGAAGAGTTGGGAATGGCCGAGGTGCTGGAGAAAAAAGGTAGACTGTGGATTACAACTGGGATAATTCGTAATGGAAAGACATATTGCTCAATAGAAGAAACTTT GTATTTGGCTGAGATAGGTGCCTTGGATATCTTGAATGTTGACAATACTCCCCTTCCCTTGAGTGATATGTACACAAAGCTAGCAGAAGACGAGGAAAAGTATGGATGCTCTTGGGAGTCTTTTGAGGTTTACCGGCACCTGAAGTTTCTCGGGTATATTGTTGGCCGACATGGTGTGGCTTGGTCCATGAAGAATGTGAAAAATAAAACCAATGCTGACGGTAGGGGAGAATCCTGCAATGTCGATGACAGTTTCATCACAGATATGTTTGGTAACATGCATATTGGTGGAACTAGACCAATATTCGATGTTTTTCCTCCTAATAGCAAGTTCAGAAAGTCTTCTTCAGGCAATCCATCTTTTATGCTCTGCCTAGCCAG TGGCCACCCTCCATCCAGACAGGAGATCGAGGACCTTGAGACATGCTGTGGTCAAATTCCTCTCAAAATCTATGTGGTCGAGCATGGGAGAGTTAGTTTCTTGTCGTTCACCAAAGTCGAGCTGCCCACCCTTCCATGA